The nucleotide window GGAATCGTTAATCGTTTTGTATATCAGCAAGTACCCCCTAAAGTAGAGTATTCACTATCAAATACAGGAGAGTCTTTAAGAGAGGTTCTAAACATCATGTGTGCATGGGGAGAAAAAAGAATGACAAACAAAATATTAAATAATTGATAGCAATAATATTTAATATTTTCTTATTCAACAATACGGACCCTTTAAGAAAAACGAGCGCTGATTCTAATTAGAAGCCCTTGTAAGTTTAATTGATATTAAATGAAATAGAATCAAGCGGTAGGAATGTCAGCCTTAGTTTAAAAATTATTATCGGTGATGTGGTTGTCACTTAATTATCTTAGCTCCAAAAAACGATATGGATCTACATGAATGTTTAAATACTGCCTAATACTGCCTATGACGAAATCAAAGGTCGAACAGGGTAAATGGTGAATTGGTTTTATTTAAGTCTAATACACACAAATCCATTTGTTATTCATACATTATAAAGCCGGTGATATTTTACAAATAAAATTTCACCGGCTTTTTGATTTTTTAAAATTACGATTATGGATTATTTGACCATAAACCAGCAGTTTTTAAAACGACACGTTTCGGCAGTTTTACACTTGTGACAATTAATTCTGCTAAATCTTCTGCTTGCATGACTTTTTCTGGATTGCCATCTGTTAAGTTTAACTCAACTGCCATATCTGTAGCGACTGTACTTGGAGTTAATGTGACAACACGAATATCCGATTTACGTACTTCCATCATTAAAGACTCACTCATTCCAATTACTGCTGCCTTTGACGCCGAATAAGCACTTGTAATCGGAGCACCCTTTTGACCAGCCGTTGAAGAAATATTAATAATCTCACCGGCATTGCGCTCTAACATTTGTGGTAGCACCGCACGCGTTACATTATAAACACCCATAACATTTACATTAATAATATTGAAAAATTCTTCCGGCGTTAAATCTAAAAATTTCCCGAATTTTGAGATTCCTGCATTGTTAACTAAAATATCAATTGATCCTAGTGTATCATTAATTTTAGTAACCGCTTCTTCAATATGTTGTAGATTTGTTACATCTGCTGCAATGGCAATTGTTTTAACACCATATCCTTCAATTTCTTTCGCTACAGCATCTACATTAGCTTGACTACGGCCAATCAATGCAATATGAACTCCCTCTTTTGCTAAGGCAATACTTGTTGCTTTACCTATACCACGTCCAGCACCAGTAATAAGCGCAACTTTACCTTGGATTGATTCCATATTTATCCCTCATTTCTTTCTAAATATATACTAGTATAACAATGATTACCCTTCATTGCCTATAAAATGAATTATTTTTAACTTAAACCTTTTAATTGATTAAGTACCGATTGAAAAGCTTGCTTCTCTCCTATTTCTCTAAAGTCATTAAAAGGGTCTCCCAATTGAACTATTCGTTCCATGACATAGTGAATCGTATACTTCTCAGGTCGTAGTTGCTCGTTCACTTCTTTCCAATTTAAAGGCGTAGCAACCAACCCATTTTCATTTCCTCGTGTTGAATATGGTGCGATAATCGTTTTCCCTTCACGATGCTGTACATAATCTAAATACAACTTATTTCCTCGGTTCTTCTTAAGTCGTTCGATTGTAAACATATTGGGATATTGTTGAACTAAAAATTTGCATACAAACTCCGTGAAAATGCCAGTTTCTTCATAGGAGAATCTATTCATAGGTAATGGAATATAAATTTGCATTCCCTTTCCCCCCGAGGTTTTGATGAAAGATTTCAGCTGAAATTGATCAAAAATTACTTTCATCTTTAAAGCGGCGTGAACTGCCAAATGAAATTCATCTACAGATGGCGGATCTAAATCAAACACAATTTCCGTTGGCATTTCGGTAAGAATTGGCTGAAATGGAATATGAAATTCGAGTGCGAGTTGATTTCCAAGCCATAGCAAAGTTTCGATATTGTTACATACAGCAAAATTTGTATTTCCCTCAAAATGTGTATGCACAAATTCCGGTATATTTTCATAGTTTTTTTGATAAAAGCTCTCTCCTGGCACTCCATGTGGATAGCGAATAACCGTTAATAATCGGTCCTGTAAAAAAGGCAGCATATAGGGTGCGATTTTTTGGAGATATAATAAGTAGTCATCTTTTGAAAGGCCCTTCGCTTTAAAAATAGGCTTATCTGGATGAGTGACGACAACACTTTCTGGTATTGGATGTAATTGCCGTTGCATTTGTTGCCAATTACAAGTTTCAGGTGAGACGTTATGGTTGAATGTATGAAATTTTGGTTCCCTTAGCTTACTACCATCAAAATCAATACAAGCGACTGTTACGCATATGGATGCGGGAAGTTCCCACACACCTTCCTTTTGTAAAGTGCCATATTTTTTAAACAGTTGGATTAAGATTTTTGATTCTTCCTCACTTAAACCATGTTTAAATGTCACGACCTCTGTTAATTCATCCTCTTTATAAATGGCAGCATGAAAAAAATGATTGGTAGAATCAAATTTAGTTAAAATAACCATTACATGTTTCCAATGTTTTATTTTCAACCAATTTTTCGACCTTGTGTCTTCTTGCCATTTACTTGTACTTTTTTTTGCGATTATACCTTCACCATTATACGTTTTTACTTTTTGCCATAAATATGTAGCATCTTCAAAAACATTAATGACTTGTAATCGTTTCGTATTTTTGTAATTGATGCTTTTTGGAAGTCCAATTGTTTCAAATAAGTCCGTTAATAGTTCCTTACGTGTATTTAAACGGCTAGTTGTTTTCAGTTTGCCATCATATTTCAACAAATCAAACGCAATATAATGACAAGGAAATGCTTTCGCATGTGTTTTAATGCTTTCAGCGTTTTTCATTCTTCCTCGCTTTTGAACAATAGAAAAATTACTTTGAAAATTATTCGTTAAATATACCAATTCCCCATCTAGTAAAAGCGGTAAATATGGTTCAAAATGCGTGTAATTATCCTCACAAAATTGAATGATTTCTGGAAACATTGGATTAAGTAAATGGTTGTTTCGGCTTTTCAAAACCGGCCTTTGCTCCCCTTTTTCCCAAGCTAAAAGACAACGAAAGCCATCATATTTTGTTTCGTATAACCATCCATTCCCTACTGGAATTTCAGTTGAATCCGTTAATAACATTGGTTTCAAATTACACTGCCCGCTTTCATTTTTAGTAGTAGTTTTTGTTTTTTTGTCATAACGATACATAAAAATATTTAATTGGCACCATAGTAATGAAAAATGAGGTGACAATATTGCATACTGTTTGGAAAGGTAGCATAAGTTTTGGTCTAGTTAATATTCCAGTAAAGCTACATGCAGCTACTGAAAATAAAGATGTGAAGCTCCGACAGCTTCATAAGGAATGCCACACACCGATTAGCTATAAAAAAGTGTGTGAAGGCTGCCAGAAAGAAGTGAAAGAAGAAGACATTGTAAAAGCTTATGAATATACGAAAAATAAATTTGTCGTATTAGATGAGGAAGACTTAGAAAATTTGCGGAAAGAATCCGAAGACAAAGCCGTTGAGATTATCGATTTTGTAAAACTAGAAGAAATTGACCCTATTTATTTTGAAAAGACTTACTTTTTATCTCCTGATACAACCGGTGCAAAAGCGTATGCATTACTTCGAAAGACATTAGAGGAATCTGGTAAAATCGGTGTTGCAAAAATAACAATTCGAGCGAAAGAACAATTAGCAGTAGTGCGTGTTTATAAGGACACTTTAGTAATGGAAGTCATTCATTTTCCTGACGAAGTACGTAGTGTTAGTGACGTTCCAAATATTCCACAAATTGATACGGTTGTCCAAAAAGAGCTTGATACCGCATTAATGTTAGTTGAACAATTAACGACTGTGTTTGACCCTACAAAATATACAGATGAGTATCGTACAGCTCTCATGCAATTAATCGAGGAGAAAAAAGCAGAAGGTACGGGCACAGTTACTGCGAGTGATAAACAACCCCTGCCCGATAATGTAACTGATCTCATGTCTGCCCTTCAAGCGTCATTGGAAAAAACGAAGAAGAAGCCAGCGCCAAGAAAACGGTCCACGAAAGCAAAAAAGAACGCTTAATTTCATCAAACAATCCCCTTGCTAACTTTATAACACAAAGTAAACACTAAACACCTTTTGTTGATACACAGATTTCTTAGGATCGTGATATCAATGGAAAGGTGTTTTTCACCTGTTTTGTTGATTGATTTAACAGCGTTTTAATCTAGAAAACTCCCAGCAACTCACCCTATTATTTTTTTCCGTCAATAAATTAATTAACTGTTTTTTAAAATTTTTATTGACACATTGTATAGAACAATTATAATTACGCTTATGGCGAATGTGATTATCATTCTCAATTAGAAAATAGAAAGGAGGGGCTTCCATGCGATTACGTGTTGAAAATCTACGTGTAGGTTATAACGGTCAAACTATTGTTCATGATTTAACAATACAGTTCCCCGATGGAAAAATAACAACCATAGTCGGTTCGAATGGCTGTGGAAAGTCGACATTATTAAAATCGATTACCCGCATTATTCCACATGATACTGGTAGCGTTATTTTAGACGGTGAAAATATTCATAAGATGAATACAAAAGCTTTAGCAAGACAGCTCGCTATTTTACCGCAAAGTCCAGAAAGTGCAAATGGCTTATTAGTGGAAGAGCTTGTATCATACGGTCGCTTTCCCTATCAAAAAGGTTTTGGTAATTTAACAAACAAAGATAAAGAAGTCATTGATTGGGCATTAAACGTAACCCATACTGCTGAATTTCGAAAACGACCTGTAGACGCACTATCAGGTGGGCAACGTCAACGTGTCTGGATCGCCATGGCACTCGCACAAGAAACGAATATTATCTTTTTAGACGAGCCAACAACTTATTTAGATATGGCACATCAATTAGAAGTATTGGAACTTTTGCAAACACTGAATGCGACAGAACAACGGACAATTGTCATGGTGCTACATGATTTAAATCAAGCAGCCCGTTTCTCAGACTATATAATTGCCTTGTCGCAAGGTCTTTTAGTAAAAGCTGGTACACCGGCTGAAGTGATGACACCCGATGTACTACAAAAAGTTTTCCAGATTGATGCCGTAATTGGTGAAGATCCTCGTACACAAAAGCCAATGTGTATTACGTACAATTTAGTCAAATAAAAACAGGTAGGTGCAATGATGAAAAATTGGTTATTTGCAATTATAGCGTTATTTGTTGTGGTTTTAGCAGCATGTAGTTCATCAAATGATGAGAAAGATACTGCAAACAGTGGAGTTGGGTCTGATACGATTACATACACAACGTCAAAAGGTGAAGAAATTGAAGTACCAAAAGATCCTAAGCGAGTTGTAGTACTATACGGCTTTGTCGGTACATTAAAAACGTTTGGTGTACCAACTGTTGGTGCAGATGCATGGTCTATGCAAAATCCTGAATTTGATGAGTATTTAAAAGATGCAATTGAAGTATCAAATGAAGAAATCGAGAAAATCGTCGAGCTTGAGCCAGACTTAATTTTAGGTTTAGACACTGTTGAAAATGCTGACAAGTTAAAAGAAATCGCACCAACTGTATTATTCACATACGGAGAGTATAGCTATTTAGATCAAATTGTTGAAGTTGGTAAAGTTATTAATAAAGAACAAGAAGCAAAAGATTGGGTAGCTGATTTCGAAAAACGTGCAGTGGAAACAGGGAAAGAAATTAAGGCTAAAATTGGCGCTGATGCAACTGTATCCGTAATTGAAAACTTCAATAAGCAAATTTATGTTTACGGAGAAAATTGGGGCCGTGGTACGGAGCTATTATATCAAGCTATGGAATTAGAAATGCCTGCAAAAGTAAAAGAAACAGCATTAGAGCCAGGCTATTATGCCCTATCTTCGGAAGTAATTGCTGATTTCGCAGGTGATTATTTAATCGTAAGTAAATTCGAAGAGCAAGACAATTCATTTATGGATACAGCAGCTTTCAAAAATATTCCTGCTGTTAAGGATGGCAAAATGATTGTTGTAGATGCAAACCGCTTCTACTTTAATGATGCCTACACATTAGATTACCAATTAAATGTTTTCCGTAAGGCATTTTTAGAGTAGTCTTTGACAATTAAACATAAGTATTCGAAGACAAAGTCAATTTTGGCTTTGTCTTCCCTTTTATAGCTTTCATTTATACGCTATAAAACTATCAATAGGAAGTGATTGTTTATGAGCAGGATTCAAAAAATCCCACTATCTATTCAACTATTTATTGCAAGCGCACTGTTATTGCTTACGATGTTTTTTGGCGTATCATTTGGTGCGGCAGATACTTCTCTTTCCAATGTATGGCATGCGATTTGGTCAGATAATAGTAGTGAACATGCAAGTATTTTGCGTGAAATTCGCTTTCCACGCGTTATTGCTGCGGTTATCGTTGGCGCAGCCTTAGCAGTAGCAGGTGCAATTATGCAAGGGATGACACGTAATCCTCTTGCAGATCCAGGCTTACTCGGTTTGACAGCAGGTGCAAATTTAATGCTAACAGTAGCAATTATTTTTTTACCATCCTTAAACTATATTCCAATTATGCTTGCTTGCTTTCTAGGAGCTGCTATTGGTATGGTACTCGTTTATAGTGTAGGTGCTTCCTCTAAAGGTGGCATGTCGCCATTAAAGCTCGTACTTGCAGGTTCAGCTATTTCAATGTTTTTACAAGCGCTTGCAGAAGGATTAGGGATATTATTTAAAGTGTCTAAGGATGTATCCATGTGGACTGCTGGAGGTTTAATCGGTGTTACGTGGCAAGCATTAGTTGTTGTACCATTTGTTATTGTTGCGTTGCTTTTAAGTATCGGCTTTAGTCGCCAACTAACAATTTTAAGCTTAAATGAAGAAGTTGCTGTTGGTTTAGGCCAAAAAACATTTTTAATTAAGACGATACTATTTGTTGTCGTTGTTGTGCTAGCAGGTACGGCGGTTGCAATTGTTGGCAACTTGGCCTTTATCGGGTTAATGATTCCCCATATCGTTCGTGGACTTGTCGGTGCAGATTATCGAGCGATTATTCCAATGTCAATTTTAGTTGGTGCGATATTTATGGTTAGTGTAGACGTTATTGGGCGCACGTTATACGCTCCGTTTGAAACACCGATTGTTGCATTGGTTTCAGTTATTGGACTACCTTTCTTTTTACTATTAATCCGCAGAGGAGGTCGTTTCTTTGCGTAGAACCGAAGCCTTTTTACCATGGCTATTTAGTAGTATCGTACTTTTATGTATTATGATTGTGCTCGGTTTATCATTTGGCTATTCTTCTGTGTCATTTGATCGACTCTTCCCTATTTTAATGGGCGATGGCTCGTTTAAGGAAAACTTTATTTTATATGATGTGCGGATGCCTCGTGTTTTAGTTTTATGTTTAGCAGGCATGGCTTTAGCAATGGCCGGCTCGTTATTGCAAAGCCTAACACGTAATGACTTAGCAGACCCAGGTATAATTGGAATTAACGCTGGCGCTGGAGTCGGCATTACAATTTTCTATTTATTCGCAAGTGATAGTATGGGCAATTTCGCTTACATGCTACCATTAGTAGGCTTTATTAGTGCGTTGCTAACGGCTCTTTGTATTTATTTATTCGCATACGAGCGTCATCAAGGCATCCAACCTTTTCGACTCGTATTAGTAGGTGTCGGATTCGCGACTGCTTTATCTGGATTAATGATTTTATTAATTTCTTCTGCAGAGCGTTCAAATGTCGATTTTATTGCAAAATGGCTTGCCGGTAATGTTTGGGGTGCAGACTGGCCATTTGTTTTAGCCTTAGCTCCCTGGCTTGTAGTATGTATTCCGGTCGTACTATATAAAGCAAATGCCTTAAATATTTTAGCATTAAGTGAGCCAACTGCTATCGGCTTAGGTATTTCTTTAAAAAGAGAGCGTTATTACTTACTTATTATAGCAGTAGCACTTGCAGCAGCTGCTGTATCGGTTACAGGTAGTATCGGCTTTGTTGGTTTAATGGCTCCACACATTGCAAAAGCACTTGTTGGGCCTCGCCATCAACGCTTTGTACCCCTAGCCCTATTCATCGGTGCAACTTTACTTGTTTTTGCCGACATGCTCGGTCGTACATTAATAGAAACTGCTTCAATTCCTGTTGGTATTGTTGTTTCTATTATCGGTGCACCTTATTTCTTATATTTACTGAAAAAGCGTAGCTAATATGGAAAAGAAAACACTCACAGCATTTTTTTCTCCTATGCTATATCCATAAAAAAAGCGGATTTGGAAAAACAACACGTTTTCTAAATTCGCTTTTACTTATTGGGCGCTATCTTTCCAAATAAAGTAGTAGCAATAAAATAGTGATGGTACAACCGCTATTACTGTAGAAATTAATGCGAGTTCTAAATACAGTGAATGGACTGAAAATGTTGGTTATTTCAAATCAATAACATCGGTTATTGGATTTATACCTATTGAAGCTAATATAAAAATAAACGTTATTTCCATTCCAGTATCTCGTATTTTTTTATAGTAGTTGGAAAAGTCACTTCTTTCCCAAAATAAGAAAATTGAATTTCGACAATAAAAAACTGATAGACTTTTTTTTGGATGATAAACCCGATTGTCCCGATGAAGACAATAAGAAGTAATGTTAAGATGGAAGATTGAATAACCGCTGATAAAAGAAAATAGACACTAAATAGTGTAAGTAAACTGATGAAGAGAAAAATAATATGCCGCATTGATGTATCCTTTCTAAAAGCCCTCATTCATTAAGAATGAAGGCCACATTTTAAAGCTGTTCTTTAAAGAATTCTAGAATTTTTGAGTATACAAGAATTTCATTTTTCTTTTTTGAAAAGCCATGACCTTCGTCATCTAATACAATATATTCAACAGGACGGCCTTTTTTATTTAACGCCTCAACAATTTGATCTGACTCCGCTTTAACGACACGTGGATCATTCGCACCTTGGATTACAAGCATCGGCTTTGTCATACCATCTAAGTACGTAATTGGAGAATCCGCTATTAGGCGCTCTTTATCACGCTCTGGGTGACCTACCCATTGATCCATAAATGATTTCCAAAACTCAGGTACAGAGTTAATGAATGAGAATAAATCACTTGGTCCAAAAATATCAACGACAGCTTTGAACGCATCGGCATGGCGCCCATGTAAAAGAAGCGACATATAGCCACCATAGCTTCCACCTAGTAATAACATTTTATCTGCATCAACATAGTTGTTTTGTATAAGCCAGTTTACGCCCTCCATATTATCTAAGCGTGGTCCATGTCCCCAGTCACCTTCTACCATTTTCATAAATTTTAAACCGTAGTTAGATGAGCCACGGAAATTCGGTGCAAAGATCGAATACCCGCGATTAAGGAGTACTTGGAACATCGAACGGAACCATTTTCGTTCTAATGATTGAGGTCCACCATGTGGCCATAAAATAACGTGACCATTGTTGTTTTGGTCATGAGCACGGAAGAATAGCGCTTCAATTTCTAAACCATCAAACGAGGGATACGTAATTACTTCAGGTTCTACTAAATCCTCATCTCGCACTCCAGGTACGCGGAATTTCGTTAATTCTTCCCAAGTTAGCCCTTTATCTTTTGACACAAAGACATTTGACGGGCGAGTTGATGATCGACCTTTCATATAAATGTTGCCGGATTTTGTAACGACTATTTTTTCTACTACGCTTGTCGGGGTTAATAAAATTGAATATTCGTTCGTTGCTAAATCATAGCAATAAAGGCGATCTTCAACACCATATGAACCTAGTAAATATAATTTATTCTCTTCTTTAGCAAATTTTATTTCTGTAAAATCTTCTTTCTCTAATTGTAAAACGGTACTGAATTCCTTGGTTTTGATATTATACTTTGCCACATAAGCTAAATCCGCTTCATAGTTTGTAACAAAATAAATTTCATTCTCTGAAATATAAGTAATTGACGAAACCGTATGCTGTTCTTCGGTTTTAGGCGTCAATAAGAATTGCTCTCCATCTACATGCACAAATCCTAAACAATATGTATTCCCGAATTCTTTTATGGAAACAAAGGTGTTTTCTGACGGGCTCAATGCAAAGATGAATGTTGGCGCATCAGATCCTTCAAGTAATAATGTTGTTTCTTTCGTTTCAAAGTTATATACATAGTTGTTTAAATATTGCGCATTACCTTTAGTAGTGGCGTAATAAATTCGTTTTGCGTCTTCTGACGTATACGCTAAAAAGTGACGTTCTCCTTCGTTTTGAATAAGTGGCAAAAGCTTCCCGCCTTCAGGAGATAAAGCGTAAATTTGCGTATTTTCATCTCCATCTCGATCAAAACCGACGAAAATGAAATTCCCCGTTTTTGCATAATCAAGTGTATTTGCAGATTGATTATTAAATGTTAATGGATAAGGAAAAAGGTTTGGCAAGTCCATTCCCCATAGATTAAAATGACCGTTAATATTTGTACTAATAATTAACTGTTTTTCGTCATGGCTAATCGTAAAATTTTCAACCGTTAACGTTTGAAAAAATTGTTCTACTTCCGGTTTACCAAATTCCAACATAAATTACCTCTATTCTATATAGTTTGTTTAGCTTTAAACTCGTTTTTTCCGAGTCATTTTCCCTGACCCTTTTATATTTTCGGTAACTGGAATAAATCTCCTTCTTCATTCATTAAATTTGATAAATATATTTCCGAAGGTGCAAATTTATTTATATACATTAATGTTGATTAAAAGCTTACTTTCTTCACTTCTTCTAAATTGATATAATCATTTAATGAACAATAATCCATTTAAAAGAGGTATTTTATGAAAAAAAGTTTTGTGCATCATTTATGCATCCAAACAAATACATATTTTGAATCGCTAAAATTCTATACGGAAGGGCTAGGCTTCACATTAGTTCAAGAGTCCCCAGATTTTCATGGGCGTAACTTTAATACATGGATTCAATTAGGTGAATTTTATATTGAATTGCAAACTGGGAAAAAGGATGAAATACTTCATCATGTAAACACAAATTCTGAAGGTCTTATTCATTTTTGTTTATGGGTGGAAGATTTACAAGCAGAGGTATCACGGTTGTGTGAACTGGGCATCGAATTTTTATTGAAGAATAATGAATTCATTTACCAAGTTGAAAATGGGTATTTATGCAAAGTAAAAGCACCCGAAGGTACAATAGTTGAACTTCGTAGCAACAAAGGAATTTAATCCCCTATTCTAAAATAAGCTTAAATTTTCCCTTTACGCATGTTGATGTTAAAAGCATGCGTAAAATGGGTTCCGCATTAACTCGAACTCATTTATAGTTTTCTTCATCTACCTTTAAATCATTGATAACAATGCTTTATCATTTCTAGATTAACTTTTTTGGTGTATTGCCTCTAAGCAAATTACTTATTGTAGTTATTTAAACCCCACTCACATAACTGTTCCAACACTGGTAGTAATGTTTCTGCTTTTTGTGTAAGACTATACTCCACTTTAGGTGGAACTTGAGGATACTCTTTCCTTATAACCATCCCATCTGCTTCCAATTCTTTAAGTTGCGAACTCAATGTTTTATAAGTAATAGCTCCTATTTTTCTTTTTAAGTCATTAAAGCGTACTGTTTGGTTTTCTGCCAATAAGTAAATAATCAGCATTTTCCATTTACCCCCAATTACCGATATTGTATAACCAACTGGTGTTTCTTGAACATTACCCTTTTCAATATAGTCAGACATTCCCATATTAACACTATCCTTTCAGGTAGTACCTATCAAAAAAGTGCGTACTATTTATTTATTTTTGTCCATTTTATACTTAGCTTACTTACTAGTAAAGGAGAGAACAAGATGTCTAAAGTTAAAACTTACAATCATGACCTATGGGATCATGGAATTACACAAGGTTACATTGTTAACGGCACAATCTACATTTCAGGTCAATTTTCACATAATATGGAGGGGATTTTTATTGGTGAGGGTGATATTGAAGCGCAGACGCAACAAACACTTAAAAATCTAGATCGCGTACTTGAAGGCCTAAAAGTATCGAAGTACAATCTCGCTTATCTCGAAATCTATTTAACAAATGCAAAAGACCATACTGAGCCTGTTATTCGCCTTTTTAAAGAATATATTGGACAACATCGTCCTGCTGGCAGCCTCATTGGTATAAGCGATTTAGCATTTCCAGGACAATTAATTGAAATAAGCGCTATCGCACATAGTGATTAAAATTATTTTGGGATGAAAGTCGAAAATTAATAAGATGATTTTAAATTTATCCACTTTGCGATTAAATTGGATATGAACTTGGATTGGAATTTGTAATTTAATTCACTATTTTGTCCATATCTGTGTTCAAAGATAATTTTTACACATCACTTCATATGACGAATAAATAAATGTTTTCTGTAAAAAATAAGAGCAGATATTGATTCGAGCTTCTTTCGTATGTAAGGAGCATCGTATCTAAAAATGAAGGAGATGTGACACGATGGGAATATTATATAGAATTGCCTTAGTTCTCGTAATTATTGGTGCACTAAACTGGGGACTAATTGGTTTTTTCAGGTTTGATTTAGTGGCTTCTATATTCGGTGGTCAAACAGCTGGGTTATCTAGAATAGTTTATGCACTTGTTGGAATTGCAGGATTGATTTCTATACCAATCCTAATGAAACCACTAACGAATGATGAGGATATTGCTTTCTCTTCAGATTCAAGAGTAAACAACAATCCGAATTATAGTATGGAAGCGGGAAGAGAAGAAGATTTCTCAGATTTGGAAAAACCAAGAAACAACAATAACAAAAAATAACAAGCTAACTGACGTACTTTTTAAGTTCGTCAGTTTTATTTATGTTGAAATAAATTGTGGCTATACACATAAAAATTGTAGAAAACCTTTATCGATTAAGTATAGAAGCGCTTAGTTCCAAACTGCTCTTAAAAGTTAAAGAAATAAAAAAGATTATTTTAAAAAAGATTAAGCTTTTTACCGAATAATAAAACCTCCGCTGTACAGACTAAATTCAGGAGGTGAAATACGTGCCAAACAAAAAAAACAATAACCTAAAACCAAAACAAAAAATGAATGCGGAATTTGGAATGGAG belongs to Solibacillus sp. FSL R7-0682 and includes:
- a CDS encoding 3-ketoacyl-ACP reductase, with protein sequence MESIQGKVALITGAGRGIGKATSIALAKEGVHIALIGRSQANVDAVAKEIEGYGVKTIAIAADVTNLQHIEEAVTKINDTLGSIDILVNNAGISKFGKFLDLTPEEFFNIINVNVMGVYNVTRAVLPQMLERNAGEIINISSTAGQKGAPITSAYSASKAAVIGMSESLMMEVRKSDIRVVTLTPSTVATDMAVELNLTDGNPEKVMQAEDLAELIVTSVKLPKRVVLKTAGLWSNNP
- a CDS encoding DNA ligase D, whose product is MKPMLLTDSTEIPVGNGWLYETKYDGFRCLLAWEKGEQRPVLKSRNNHLLNPMFPEIIQFCEDNYTHFEPYLPLLLDGELVYLTNNFQSNFSIVQKRGRMKNAESIKTHAKAFPCHYIAFDLLKYDGKLKTTSRLNTRKELLTDLFETIGLPKSINYKNTKRLQVINVFEDATYLWQKVKTYNGEGIIAKKSTSKWQEDTRSKNWLKIKHWKHVMVILTKFDSTNHFFHAAIYKEDELTEVVTFKHGLSEEESKILIQLFKKYGTLQKEGVWELPASICVTVACIDFDGSKLREPKFHTFNHNVSPETCNWQQMQRQLHPIPESVVVTHPDKPIFKAKGLSKDDYLLYLQKIAPYMLPFLQDRLLTVIRYPHGVPGESFYQKNYENIPEFVHTHFEGNTNFAVCNNIETLLWLGNQLALEFHIPFQPILTEMPTEIVFDLDPPSVDEFHLAVHAALKMKVIFDQFQLKSFIKTSGGKGMQIYIPLPMNRFSYEETGIFTEFVCKFLVQQYPNMFTIERLKKNRGNKLYLDYVQHREGKTIIAPYSTRGNENGLVATPLNWKEVNEQLRPEKYTIHYVMERIVQLGDPFNDFREIGEKQAFQSVLNQLKGLS
- the ku gene encoding non-homologous end joining protein Ku — protein: MHTVWKGSISFGLVNIPVKLHAATENKDVKLRQLHKECHTPISYKKVCEGCQKEVKEEDIVKAYEYTKNKFVVLDEEDLENLRKESEDKAVEIIDFVKLEEIDPIYFEKTYFLSPDTTGAKAYALLRKTLEESGKIGVAKITIRAKEQLAVVRVYKDTLVMEVIHFPDEVRSVSDVPNIPQIDTVVQKELDTALMLVEQLTTVFDPTKYTDEYRTALMQLIEEKKAEGTGTVTASDKQPLPDNVTDLMSALQASLEKTKKKPAPRKRSTKAKKNA
- a CDS encoding ABC transporter ATP-binding protein, with the translated sequence MRLRVENLRVGYNGQTIVHDLTIQFPDGKITTIVGSNGCGKSTLLKSITRIIPHDTGSVILDGENIHKMNTKALARQLAILPQSPESANGLLVEELVSYGRFPYQKGFGNLTNKDKEVIDWALNVTHTAEFRKRPVDALSGGQRQRVWIAMALAQETNIIFLDEPTTYLDMAHQLEVLELLQTLNATEQRTIVMVLHDLNQAARFSDYIIALSQGLLVKAGTPAEVMTPDVLQKVFQIDAVIGEDPRTQKPMCITYNLVK
- a CDS encoding iron-hydroxamate ABC transporter substrate-binding protein; the encoded protein is MKNWLFAIIALFVVVLAACSSSNDEKDTANSGVGSDTITYTTSKGEEIEVPKDPKRVVVLYGFVGTLKTFGVPTVGADAWSMQNPEFDEYLKDAIEVSNEEIEKIVELEPDLILGLDTVENADKLKEIAPTVLFTYGEYSYLDQIVEVGKVINKEQEAKDWVADFEKRAVETGKEIKAKIGADATVSVIENFNKQIYVYGENWGRGTELLYQAMELEMPAKVKETALEPGYYALSSEVIADFAGDYLIVSKFEEQDNSFMDTAAFKNIPAVKDGKMIVVDANRFYFNDAYTLDYQLNVFRKAFLE
- a CDS encoding FecCD family ABC transporter permease, translated to MSRIQKIPLSIQLFIASALLLLTMFFGVSFGAADTSLSNVWHAIWSDNSSEHASILREIRFPRVIAAVIVGAALAVAGAIMQGMTRNPLADPGLLGLTAGANLMLTVAIIFLPSLNYIPIMLACFLGAAIGMVLVYSVGASSKGGMSPLKLVLAGSAISMFLQALAEGLGILFKVSKDVSMWTAGGLIGVTWQALVVVPFVIVALLLSIGFSRQLTILSLNEEVAVGLGQKTFLIKTILFVVVVVLAGTAVAIVGNLAFIGLMIPHIVRGLVGADYRAIIPMSILVGAIFMVSVDVIGRTLYAPFETPIVALVSVIGLPFFLLLIRRGGRFFA
- a CDS encoding FecCD family ABC transporter permease, whose translation is MIVLGLSFGYSSVSFDRLFPILMGDGSFKENFILYDVRMPRVLVLCLAGMALAMAGSLLQSLTRNDLADPGIIGINAGAGVGITIFYLFASDSMGNFAYMLPLVGFISALLTALCIYLFAYERHQGIQPFRLVLVGVGFATALSGLMILLISSAERSNVDFIAKWLAGNVWGADWPFVLALAPWLVVCIPVVLYKANALNILALSEPTAIGLGISLKRERYYLLIIAVALAAAAVSVTGSIGFVGLMAPHIAKALVGPRHQRFVPLALFIGATLLVFADMLGRTLIETASIPVGIVVSIIGAPYFLYLLKKRS